The following proteins are encoded in a genomic region of Gimesia algae:
- the pssA gene encoding CDP-diacylglycerol--serine O-phosphatidyltransferase, with the protein MMTKKRKLIAVLPTLLTLGNAACGFGAITYAAKVGPEYLGQAANGGGLTRMLGSSPGLYNSFENQHLFIAALLIFIAMLFDALDGSAARWANQTSEFGAQLDSLCDAISFGVAPAFLMLQMVQFRTNYHPRLLWVIALLFAVCTILRLARFNVETEEEDTHEGFSGLPSPAAAGVVASFLIAMRGVYKLAETEHDTLAKSMADWLIPAVAWSLPWITLAVAALMVSRIRYAHVFNQLFRGQRSRRHVLQLVFSIALVFLVQELAIPVLFCYFAFSSPIRAFWEEVVSGRLYKSKQI; encoded by the coding sequence ATGATGACAAAGAAGCGTAAACTGATCGCCGTGCTGCCGACACTGCTGACACTGGGAAATGCGGCCTGCGGATTTGGGGCGATCACCTACGCGGCAAAAGTCGGTCCGGAATATCTGGGACAGGCTGCCAATGGCGGTGGCCTGACCCGCATGCTGGGTTCTTCGCCTGGCCTGTATAATTCGTTTGAAAATCAGCATCTGTTTATCGCCGCGCTGTTGATCTTTATCGCGATGCTGTTCGATGCGCTGGACGGGAGCGCCGCCCGCTGGGCCAATCAGACCAGTGAATTTGGTGCCCAGCTCGACAGCCTGTGTGACGCGATCAGCTTTGGAGTCGCGCCCGCATTTCTGATGCTGCAAATGGTGCAGTTTCGCACGAATTATCATCCCCGTTTATTATGGGTCATTGCGCTGCTGTTTGCCGTCTGTACGATCCTGAGACTGGCCCGCTTTAATGTGGAAACAGAAGAAGAAGACACGCACGAGGGATTCAGCGGACTCCCCTCTCCCGCGGCTGCAGGGGTTGTGGCTTCTTTTCTCATCGCCATGCGGGGAGTCTATAAACTGGCAGAGACGGAACACGATACACTGGCAAAGTCGATGGCTGACTGGCTGATTCCCGCGGTCGCCTGGTCGCTGCCCTGGATCACCCTGGCCGTCGCGGCGTTAATGGTCTCGCGAATTCGTTATGCGCATGTTTTTAATCAACTGTTCAGAGGTCAGCGCAGCCGACGGCATGTCCTGCAACTGGTATTTTCGATCGCGTTGGTCTTTCTGGTTCAGGAGTTAGCCATCCCCGTCCTGTTCTGTTATTTCGCGTTTTCGTCTCCAATTCGTGCTTTTTGGGAAGAAGTTGTCTCTGGACGACTATACAAATCGAAACAAATTTGA
- a CDS encoding phosphatidylserine decarboxylase, translating to MDPQLTTIQPGGGIIINLEMLWGRWRRFWLKTFRRGYVQQMQSKRKGDFNPCPHDVLDPRDLKYHENQGGYYWETADDPFAYRSRLPFAREGLAELIVLSTLFFGGAALAAGLLLSFQASGLVAIFGWLLAFVLFLLGLEIVWFFRNPNRKIPAGEGVIVSPADGTFDTIEEIEHHEYIGGPAIEIGIFLSIFNVHINRIPVAGKIIKLAYKPGKCLNALRPESTRENERLEVYLQMPAPTNRPMLVQQITGAIARRIVCRIKPGDELDKGQQFGMIKLGSRTVIVFPKEPGLEILTKPGDKLQAGSTILAKYTDAAAQVTTTGEASNDDKEA from the coding sequence ATGGACCCTCAGTTGACTACAATCCAGCCGGGTGGCGGGATCATTATCAATCTGGAGATGCTCTGGGGACGCTGGCGACGATTCTGGCTGAAGACATTTCGGCGGGGCTACGTGCAGCAGATGCAGAGCAAGCGTAAAGGCGATTTCAATCCCTGTCCGCATGATGTACTCGACCCGCGTGATCTGAAGTATCATGAAAATCAGGGCGGATATTACTGGGAAACAGCAGACGATCCTTTTGCTTATCGCAGTCGACTCCCTTTCGCGCGGGAAGGACTGGCGGAACTGATCGTGCTCTCCACCCTGTTCTTCGGCGGTGCGGCTTTGGCTGCAGGACTGCTGCTGTCCTTCCAGGCATCGGGCCTGGTCGCGATCTTCGGCTGGCTGCTGGCGTTTGTGCTGTTCCTGCTCGGCCTGGAAATCGTCTGGTTCTTCCGCAATCCGAATCGGAAGATTCCCGCTGGTGAAGGAGTGATTGTCTCACCCGCTGACGGAACCTTTGATACGATCGAAGAAATCGAACATCATGAATACATAGGCGGCCCGGCAATTGAAATCGGCATTTTCCTGTCGATCTTCAATGTGCACATCAACCGCATCCCGGTCGCGGGTAAGATTATCAAACTCGCTTACAAGCCGGGTAAATGTCTGAACGCGCTGCGACCGGAATCCACGCGTGAAAACGAACGTCTGGAAGTCTACCTGCAAATGCCGGCACCAACGAACCGGCCGATGCTGGTGCAGCAGATCACCGGTGCGATTGCCCGTCGCATTGTCTGCCGCATCAAGCCGGGCGATGAATTAGATAAGGGTCAGCAGTTTGGGATGATTAAACTGGGTTCACGGACGGTGATTGTATTTCCTAAGGAACCGGGCCTGGAAATCCTGACAAAACCGGGTGACAAGCTACAGGCAGGATCAACGATTCTGGCAAAATACACGGATGCTGCAGCGCAAGTGACAACAACGGGGGAGGCATCCAATGATGACAAAGAAGCGTAA
- a CDS encoding riboflavin synthase, which translates to MFTGLVEGRGTVHLLEKNGSAIDLTLAIPEWITNDAHLGDSVAINGCCLTVVEIEVGFLKFQAGAETLAKTNLGLLSPDDQVNLERPLAANGRLGGHFVQGHVDGVGTIKSIDRDGEWITMWFDVPEALALQMVAKGSVTIDGISLTIVESQPASFSIALIPHTLGVTTLGQKQVGSVVNIETDILGKYVQKLIPITSDGFNERR; encoded by the coding sequence ATGTTTACGGGACTGGTCGAGGGTCGAGGTACCGTTCATCTACTGGAGAAGAACGGCTCCGCCATCGATTTAACGCTTGCGATTCCGGAATGGATTACGAATGATGCCCACCTGGGAGACAGTGTGGCTATCAACGGATGCTGCCTGACGGTCGTTGAAATCGAAGTCGGCTTCCTGAAATTTCAGGCAGGTGCGGAAACCCTTGCCAAAACCAATCTGGGCCTGTTGTCTCCAGACGATCAGGTCAATCTGGAACGCCCCCTGGCAGCCAACGGTCGTCTGGGTGGGCATTTTGTCCAGGGTCACGTAGATGGTGTGGGTACGATCAAATCGATCGACAGGGATGGGGAGTGGATCACCATGTGGTTCGATGTACCGGAAGCATTAGCTCTGCAGATGGTCGCGAAAGGATCGGTCACGATTGACGGGATCAGCCTGACGATTGTGGAAAGCCAGCCGGCGTCATTCAGTATCGCTTTGATACCGCATACGCTGGGAGTGACCACCCTGGGCCAGAAACAGGTGGGCAGCGTTGTGAATATCGAAACGGACATCCTCGGGAAGTATGTACAGAAACTGATTCCCATAACATCAGATGGTTTCAATGAAAGAAGATGA
- a CDS encoding CNNM domain-containing protein: MNWLPLLGAVALFAIGLRLSALFSGSETGFYRVSFLRLNIDANDGDPIAKRLCWYAQNPSYFVATTLIGNNLANDLTTIAISIGIAEVFQQSGGSAEIVTTILFTPIIFIFGEMVPKNLYYRSPSMLLKRYSHWFDFFYRAFWLISTPLVVITRYLERFSPDRSKPAQLVLGRQRLVKVLEEGHLEGLLSNSQKHLVRGMFNTAAQSVKKLLIPQNEITGVTRTTDAAEIIELAQRNQLSFIPIRARGNSSEWTSYLKLVDLITSPAPIIPAVYNMPRLQSDFSMLESLYILRNSSSAYGAIFENDKQLGIVSQLDLVKALCSSNGPLMMTRTAL, encoded by the coding sequence TTGAACTGGCTTCCTCTTCTTGGTGCAGTGGCTTTGTTTGCCATTGGCTTGCGTCTGTCGGCTTTGTTCAGTGGATCAGAAACCGGCTTTTATCGTGTTAGTTTTCTGCGGTTGAACATCGACGCGAACGACGGGGATCCCATCGCCAAGCGTCTCTGCTGGTATGCACAAAACCCGAGCTATTTCGTCGCGACGACTTTGATCGGGAATAATCTGGCCAATGATCTGACGACGATTGCCATTTCGATTGGAATCGCAGAGGTCTTTCAGCAGTCGGGTGGCTCAGCCGAGATCGTCACTACGATCCTCTTCACGCCGATCATCTTTATCTTTGGTGAAATGGTTCCCAAAAATCTATACTACCGTTCGCCTTCGATGTTACTGAAACGCTACAGTCACTGGTTCGATTTCTTTTATCGCGCGTTCTGGCTGATCAGCACCCCGCTGGTCGTGATCACACGGTACCTGGAACGCTTTTCGCCTGATCGCAGTAAGCCGGCACAACTGGTTCTGGGGCGACAACGCCTGGTGAAGGTGCTGGAAGAAGGTCACCTGGAAGGCCTGTTGAGTAATTCACAGAAACACCTGGTACGCGGCATGTTCAATACCGCCGCCCAGTCCGTGAAGAAACTACTGATCCCACAGAATGAAATAACCGGAGTGACTCGTACGACAGACGCAGCGGAAATCATTGAATTAGCGCAGCGGAACCAGCTCTCGTTCATTCCGATTCGCGCCCGGGGCAACTCCAGTGAGTGGACTTCGTACCTTAAACTGGTCGATTTGATCACCTCACCTGCACCGATTATTCCAGCCGTATATAACATGCCACGCCTGCAGTCTGATTTCAGTATGCTGGAATCTCTCTATATATTGAGAAACTCCTCTTCGGCCTATGGAGCGATCTTCGAAAACGACAAGCAGCTGGGGATCGTCAGTCAGCTGGATCTGGTGAAAGCCCTGTGTTCTTCAAATGGCCCGCTGATGATGACCCGCACGGCCCTCTAA
- the guaB gene encoding IMP dehydrogenase → MEDRIICQGITFDDVLLQPAFSEVMPSEVSVATQLTRNIPLNLPIISSPMDTVTESDMAIGMAQEGGIGIIHKNMTADQQAMLVDVVKRSEHGVIVDPVTLPPEATVAEAAEIMKRRNIGGVPVTKNGKLVGILTSRDLRFLDTPDKSISEVMTKDKLVTAKEDTTLEAAQRILLENKVEKLLLVDENYQLKGLITIKDIDKTMQFPLASKDSRGRLRVGAAVGVHDYERAALLIEKGVDLLVVDSAHGHSGNVIQTVREIKNRWDIDVVAGNVATEQGARDLADAGADAVKVGIGPGSICTTRIISGVGVPQLTAISNAAKALKGSGVPVIADGGIRYSGDIAKALAAGAHTVMLGGLLAGLDESPGELILYQGRSFKRYRGMGSMGAMVKGSSERYRQSSVNQDGKDTAKKLVPEGVEGRVPYKGPLQNLLYQLVGGLRAGMGYLGVQSIAEMRTEARFIQVSAATVRENHPHDIAVTQEAPNYTAEHSPME, encoded by the coding sequence ATGGAAGATCGCATTATCTGTCAGGGAATTACGTTTGATGACGTCTTACTGCAACCCGCATTCAGTGAAGTAATGCCATCGGAAGTCAGTGTAGCCACACAGCTTACCAGAAATATTCCTCTGAATCTTCCGATCATCAGCAGTCCCATGGACACAGTCACCGAAAGTGACATGGCGATTGGTATGGCCCAGGAGGGGGGCATCGGCATTATTCACAAAAACATGACGGCCGATCAGCAGGCAATGCTCGTCGATGTTGTGAAGCGAAGTGAACATGGGGTCATTGTCGATCCTGTCACCCTGCCACCGGAAGCCACGGTCGCCGAAGCTGCCGAAATCATGAAACGCAGGAACATCGGCGGTGTCCCAGTCACGAAAAATGGGAAACTTGTAGGAATTTTAACGAGTCGGGACCTGAGATTTTTAGACACGCCTGACAAGTCTATTTCCGAGGTTATGACGAAAGATAAGCTTGTAACGGCTAAAGAAGATACAACGCTTGAAGCGGCTCAGCGGATATTATTGGAAAATAAGGTCGAGAAACTTCTGCTGGTTGACGAAAATTATCAACTGAAGGGGCTTATTACAATTAAGGACATCGACAAGACGATGCAGTTCCCTCTGGCCTCCAAAGATTCACGAGGTCGGCTGCGAGTGGGAGCTGCCGTTGGTGTACACGATTATGAACGAGCTGCTTTACTGATTGAAAAAGGGGTTGATCTCCTGGTTGTTGACAGTGCACATGGCCATTCGGGCAATGTGATCCAGACCGTGAGAGAAATCAAAAATCGATGGGACATCGATGTGGTTGCCGGTAATGTGGCGACAGAACAGGGTGCCCGTGACCTGGCAGATGCTGGCGCAGACGCCGTCAAGGTCGGCATTGGTCCTGGTTCAATCTGTACGACACGAATTATTTCCGGCGTCGGTGTGCCTCAATTAACGGCCATTTCCAATGCTGCCAAGGCATTGAAAGGGTCGGGAGTTCCGGTCATCGCGGATGGAGGCATTCGTTACAGTGGAGATATTGCCAAGGCACTGGCAGCGGGTGCTCATACGGTGATGTTGGGAGGTTTGCTCGCAGGTCTGGATGAGAGTCCAGGCGAATTGATTCTATATCAGGGACGCAGTTTCAAGCGTTATCGTGGCATGGGATCAATGGGAGCGATGGTTAAAGGTAGTAGCGAACGCTACCGACAAAGTTCAGTTAATCAAGATGGAAAGGACACTGCTAAAAAACTCGTTCCGGAAGGAGTGGAAGGTCGCGTGCCTTATAAAGGCCCGCTGCAGAATCTGCTCTATCAGCTTGTAGGAGGACTACGGGCCGGCATGGGTTATCTGGGTGTCCAGTCTATCGCGGAAATGCGTACCGAAGCCAGATTCATTCAGGTCTCAGCAGCAACGGTCAGGGAGAACCATCCGCATGATATTGCAGTTACTCAAGAAGCACCAAATTACACAGCCGAACATTCGCCCATGGAATAG
- a CDS encoding sugar phosphate isomerase/epimerase family protein, producing the protein MQTNLNRREMLAAAGGLLAAGIAVPSTATAGTNRTRTAAEPFGYCFNTSTIRGQKLGIVEQVDLTSKAGYDSIEPWLRDIDEYVKTGGSLSDLKKRIDDAGLTVESAIGFAQWIVDDEATRNEGLEVAKRDMDTLRQIGGIRMAAPPTGATKQTDLNLFAAAKRYRALLELGDQMDVIPQVEVWGFSSSLSRLGESMFVAIESGHPQACLLPDVYHIYKGGSDFAGLGLLSGSAIQVFHVNDYPADPPRETINDSHRVYPGDGVAPLTDIFRMIHRAGFRGTLSLELFNRDYWQQDPLEVAKTGLQKTKAAVLEARLDQPGKAD; encoded by the coding sequence ATGCAAACCAACCTCAACCGACGCGAAATGCTGGCGGCCGCCGGCGGTCTCCTGGCAGCTGGGATCGCTGTACCCTCCACAGCAACAGCGGGTACGAACCGCACGCGCACTGCTGCGGAACCCTTCGGCTACTGCTTCAACACCAGCACCATTCGTGGTCAGAAGCTGGGAATTGTCGAACAGGTCGACCTGACTTCCAAAGCAGGCTACGATTCGATTGAACCCTGGCTGCGCGACATCGACGAATATGTGAAAACCGGTGGTTCGCTGTCAGACCTCAAGAAACGCATTGACGATGCAGGTCTGACCGTCGAAAGCGCAATCGGCTTTGCCCAGTGGATCGTCGACGATGAAGCCACACGAAATGAGGGACTGGAAGTCGCGAAGCGGGATATGGACACCCTCCGCCAGATTGGCGGCATCCGCATGGCAGCCCCTCCCACCGGCGCCACCAAACAGACCGATTTAAATCTGTTCGCAGCCGCAAAACGGTATCGCGCGTTACTGGAACTGGGAGACCAGATGGATGTCATTCCGCAGGTCGAAGTCTGGGGCTTCTCCAGTTCTCTTTCGCGACTGGGAGAGTCGATGTTCGTCGCCATCGAGAGCGGACATCCCCAAGCGTGTCTGCTGCCCGATGTCTATCATATCTATAAAGGGGGCTCCGACTTCGCGGGCCTCGGTCTGCTCAGTGGTTCTGCCATCCAGGTCTTTCATGTGAATGACTATCCCGCCGATCCACCGCGTGAGACCATTAACGATTCCCATCGCGTTTATCCCGGCGATGGCGTCGCACCACTGACTGACATTTTTCGGATGATTCATCGGGCCGGTTTCCGCGGAACGTTATCGCTGGAACTGTTCAACCGCGATTACTGGCAGCAGGATCCACTGGAAGTCGCGAAGACCGGACTGCAAAAAACTAAAGCAGCCGTGCTCGAGGCCAGACTCGATCAACCGGGCAAAGCGGACTGA
- a CDS encoding OmpA/MotB family protein, which translates to MEDDAPPGVPEWVVTYGDMMSLLLTFFIMLVSLSEIVNDEKYRAILESIQTYTGYRTGPISPPGKYFPMNSLVEQMSMLGAYTDSPERGRGGIKTRSLEGDDVRVYRTREGVPVPVGRTLYYNQIDIDLDPKRREKLDQMIPELAGKPNKIELRSHTSVKPLPADAPIHDKLVLTYQRGRNVMLYLIQKGIEPKRIRITAAADYEPPLQTGDEKSEQMDRLDVLLLDAFVNDYVGPRK; encoded by the coding sequence ATGGAAGACGATGCCCCACCAGGAGTCCCGGAGTGGGTGGTGACCTACGGCGATATGATGTCACTGCTGCTTACCTTCTTCATCATGCTGGTTTCGTTGAGCGAAATCGTGAATGATGAAAAATACCGGGCGATCCTGGAATCCATTCAGACATACACGGGGTATCGGACCGGTCCGATCTCGCCGCCGGGAAAATATTTCCCGATGAATTCGCTGGTCGAACAGATGAGCATGCTGGGTGCCTACACAGACAGCCCCGAACGTGGTCGCGGGGGGATCAAAACCCGCTCCCTGGAAGGTGATGATGTGCGCGTCTACCGGACTCGCGAAGGGGTGCCCGTACCAGTGGGGAGAACCCTGTATTACAACCAGATCGATATCGATCTGGATCCCAAACGCCGGGAAAAACTGGATCAGATGATTCCGGAACTGGCCGGGAAACCAAACAAAATCGAACTCCGCTCGCACACATCTGTCAAACCACTGCCAGCCGACGCACCCATTCACGACAAGCTGGTTCTGACTTATCAGCGGGGACGGAATGTGATGCTGTATCTGATTCAGAAAGGGATCGAGCCGAAACGGATTCGTATCACAGCCGCGGCTGACTATGAGCCCCCTTTGCAGACCGGTGATGAAAAGTCGGAGCAGATGGATCGCCTGGATGTGTTACTTCTGGATGCCTTCGTGAACGACTATGTCGGCCCCAGAAAGTAA
- a CDS encoding FtsB/FtsL family cell division protein yields the protein MSVNQNQNDESSIGWMISLTFWILLFIAASLFAAVVLAPRYLSYLNLRNEYLTNQVQLVSLENQVEYLKEIAHSLENDPEFRSEVARVDFDATSPGEERIAVEPDHALDVPQWNPNQKASVTSRAWYIPMLGVLSENQKVRSSILLTAAVIIVLAFTFLHESQTPQLETVTRTTRNLFSVLHSRYRISDENPEEEC from the coding sequence GTGTCAGTCAATCAGAATCAGAATGACGAATCCAGTATCGGCTGGATGATCTCACTCACATTCTGGATCCTGCTATTCATCGCAGCCAGCCTGTTTGCGGCGGTGGTTCTGGCGCCCCGTTATCTGTCCTATCTGAATTTGCGTAATGAGTATCTGACCAACCAGGTGCAGCTGGTTTCGCTGGAAAATCAGGTGGAATACCTGAAAGAGATTGCCCATTCGCTGGAGAACGATCCGGAATTCCGTTCTGAAGTCGCCCGAGTCGACTTTGATGCCACCAGTCCGGGAGAAGAGCGCATTGCCGTTGAGCCGGATCATGCTTTGGATGTTCCCCAGTGGAATCCAAACCAGAAAGCATCTGTCACGAGTCGCGCGTGGTATATTCCCATGCTGGGAGTGCTGAGTGAAAATCAGAAAGTGCGGTCTTCCATCCTGTTGACAGCGGCGGTGATCATCGTGTTAGCGTTCACGTTTCTGCACGAATCCCAGACGCCACAGTTGGAGACCGTGACCAGAACGACACGAAATCTGTTTTCGGTACTGCATTCACGATATCGGATCAGCGATGAAAACCCGGAAGAAGAGTGCTGA
- a CDS encoding glycosyltransferase family 4 protein: MKHIALLFEFGSLNGGEHSMLAVLSRLHGKSFTFTAFCPPESLLQSALEQTGIECHPVLFHDDLGQRLSRDAIAEQIIPVMTSRDFDLLHANSLSMSRLTGALVDQIPVPCSGHLRDIIKLSRAAIHDLNQNQRLAAVSVATRDFHISRGLDSERVTVCYNGVDVERFQPRPATGALKQELGLQPETKLCLTIGQIGLRKGQDVLAEAARLLAERGDQRTHFLLVGERHSQKQESIDFDLALNVAFGRPGLKGRLHRLGYREDIKYLMNEADLLVHPAKQEPLGRVLLEAIASGLPIVATDVGGTEEIVTHEISALLVPPGNADALAEAMSRMVNEPGLSLNLAQAARLRAWEQFTSAQAGERLTAFWQELIG, translated from the coding sequence GTGAAACATATTGCCCTTCTGTTTGAGTTCGGCTCGTTGAATGGAGGCGAACACTCAATGCTGGCGGTACTCTCACGTCTGCATGGGAAATCCTTCACCTTCACCGCTTTCTGTCCTCCCGAAAGTCTGCTGCAGTCTGCGCTGGAACAGACGGGTATCGAATGTCATCCCGTTTTGTTTCACGATGATCTGGGCCAGCGACTGTCGCGGGATGCCATCGCGGAACAGATCATTCCGGTCATGACATCTCGTGATTTTGATCTGCTGCATGCCAACAGTCTCTCAATGTCGCGGCTGACAGGGGCACTCGTCGATCAGATTCCGGTTCCCTGTTCGGGGCACCTGCGGGATATCATCAAACTCAGTCGCGCCGCGATTCACGACTTGAACCAGAACCAGAGACTGGCGGCAGTCTCAGTGGCAACGCGTGATTTTCACATCAGTCGGGGACTTGATTCGGAACGGGTCACCGTCTGCTATAACGGCGTCGATGTCGAACGCTTTCAGCCACGACCGGCAACGGGGGCTTTGAAACAGGAACTGGGGCTGCAACCAGAGACAAAACTCTGTCTGACAATCGGTCAAATTGGTTTGCGAAAAGGACAGGATGTGCTGGCGGAAGCGGCCCGACTGCTGGCAGAACGGGGTGATCAACGGACGCATTTTCTGCTGGTGGGTGAGCGTCATTCACAGAAGCAGGAAAGCATCGACTTTGATCTGGCACTCAACGTTGCTTTTGGGCGGCCTGGTTTGAAAGGTCGGCTGCATCGACTCGGGTACCGCGAGGATATCAAGTACCTCATGAATGAAGCTGATCTGCTCGTGCATCCCGCGAAACAGGAACCCCTCGGGCGAGTGCTGCTGGAAGCGATTGCCAGCGGATTGCCGATCGTCGCGACAGACGTGGGGGGGACGGAAGAAATCGTGACACACGAAATCTCTGCATTGCTGGTGCCCCCCGGTAATGCAGATGCGTTAGCTGAAGCAATGTCTCGGATGGTAAATGAACCCGGTCTCAGTCTGAATCTGGCGCAGGCAGCGCGGCTGCGGGCATGGGAACAGTTCACCAGCGCGCAGGCGGGAGAGCGTTTGACAGCCTTCTGGCAGGAATTGATCGGCTGA
- the eno gene encoding phosphopyruvate hydratase yields MSIAISSVHAREILDSRGNPTVEVDIELEDGTVGRAAVPSGASTGMHEACELRDTDKKDRFLGKGVQQAVHNVNTEIADVLVDLDVCDQLLIDRVMLDLDGTENKSRLGANAILACSLAAAHAAAHASDLPLFRYLGGVGANRLPAPMMNIINGGEHASNGIDLQEFMVMPLGFDNFSDSLRCGTEIFHSLKKVLSSKGLSTAVGDEGGFAPDLPNSEDAIDVILTAIEKAGYKAGDQVKIALDAASTEFYNSETGVYTVEGREFDSAGMVDFLASWVDKYPICSIEDGLAEDDWDGWKLLTDRVGDKVQLVGDDLFVTNPKRLQRGIDEGIANSILVKVNQIGTLSETIEAVQLAGRNGYTAVMSHRSGETEDTTIADLAVALCTGQIKTGSASRTDRICKYNQLLRIEEILGTEATFGGTIS; encoded by the coding sequence ATGAGTATTGCCATTAGTTCCGTTCATGCCCGTGAAATTCTAGACAGCCGCGGGAACCCCACTGTGGAAGTGGATATCGAACTGGAAGACGGAACTGTCGGACGCGCCGCTGTACCCAGTGGTGCCAGCACAGGCATGCATGAAGCCTGTGAACTGCGTGATACAGATAAAAAAGATCGCTTTCTGGGCAAAGGGGTACAGCAGGCTGTCCATAACGTAAACACAGAAATCGCGGATGTACTCGTCGACCTGGATGTCTGTGATCAATTACTGATTGACCGGGTCATGCTGGATCTGGATGGAACCGAAAACAAATCGCGCCTGGGTGCCAATGCGATCCTGGCCTGCTCGCTGGCAGCTGCCCATGCAGCAGCTCACGCTTCTGATCTGCCTCTGTTCCGTTACCTGGGGGGCGTGGGTGCCAACCGTCTGCCCGCTCCGATGATGAACATCATCAACGGTGGTGAGCACGCCAGCAACGGCATCGACCTGCAGGAATTCATGGTCATGCCTCTGGGCTTCGACAACTTCAGTGATTCTCTGCGTTGCGGAACGGAAATTTTCCATTCGCTGAAGAAAGTACTTTCTTCCAAAGGTTTGAGCACTGCCGTCGGTGACGAAGGGGGATTTGCTCCCGATCTGCCCAACAGTGAAGACGCCATCGATGTCATTCTGACAGCGATTGAAAAAGCAGGTTACAAAGCCGGCGATCAGGTTAAGATCGCGCTGGATGCTGCTTCGACCGAATTCTACAACTCAGAGACCGGCGTCTACACCGTGGAAGGCCGCGAGTTTGATTCCGCCGGCATGGTCGACTTCCTGGCCTCATGGGTCGACAAGTACCCCATCTGCTCAATCGAAGACGGTCTGGCAGAAGATGACTGGGATGGCTGGAAACTGCTGACCGACCGCGTCGGTGATAAAGTGCAGCTGGTGGGTGACGACCTGTTTGTCACCAACCCCAAACGTCTGCAGCGTGGGATTGATGAAGGCATTGCCAACAGCATCCTCGTGAAAGTCAACCAGATTGGTACGCTCTCTGAAACCATCGAAGCCGTTCAACTGGCCGGCCGCAATGGTTACACCGCCGTCATGAGCCATCGTTCCGGCGAAACAGAAGATACGACCATCGCCGACCTCGCAGTTGCACTCTGCACCGGTCAGATCAAGACCGGTTCTGCCAGCCGGACAGACCGGATCTGCAAGTACAATCAGTTGCTGAGAATTGAAGAAATTCTCGGAACAGAAGCAACCTTTGGTGGCACAATTTCCTGA
- the rsmA gene encoding 16S rRNA (adenine(1518)-N(6)/adenine(1519)-N(6))-dimethyltransferase RsmA: MKEDERQTRSYLMQLFERHGFNPRSDLGQNFLIDLNIIEYVVEHGHIQPNDIVLEVGTGTGGMTTFMAQQAAHVITVEYDRNMHTLAQEATQKYDNITLLNCDALKNKNHMSPIVLDEIAAQLEAHPGSQLKLVANLPYNVATPIISNIVASDLPWNRMVVTIQYELGLKMACKPSSSNYGALSVWLQSQCFVKLLKKLGPTVFWPRPGVDSAIVQLTPNPPLKQKIGDRVFFQDFLRRVFQHRRKLMRSTLVGMYSKQLPKADVDSILLTHGIDKEKVRAEELNILELIELANSFQEQIAQQANG, translated from the coding sequence ATGAAAGAAGATGAAAGGCAGACTCGATCTTATTTAATGCAGCTCTTCGAGCGGCATGGCTTTAACCCGCGCTCTGATCTGGGCCAGAACTTTCTGATCGATCTGAATATCATCGAATACGTCGTTGAACATGGTCATATCCAGCCCAACGATATTGTCCTTGAAGTCGGCACCGGCACGGGAGGCATGACCACCTTCATGGCGCAACAGGCAGCGCATGTGATCACGGTGGAATACGACCGCAACATGCACACCCTGGCGCAGGAAGCGACTCAGAAATACGACAATATCACGCTGCTGAACTGTGATGCGTTAAAAAATAAAAACCATATGTCCCCGATCGTACTCGATGAAATTGCCGCTCAGTTGGAAGCGCATCCGGGCAGTCAGCTCAAGCTGGTGGCGAACCTGCCTTACAATGTGGCAACGCCGATCATCTCGAATATCGTGGCCTCCGATCTGCCCTGGAATCGCATGGTCGTGACGATTCAGTACGAACTCGGGTTGAAGATGGCCTGTAAGCCATCGTCGTCCAATTACGGTGCCCTGTCGGTCTGGTTACAGTCACAGTGTTTTGTGAAGCTGTTGAAGAAACTGGGGCCGACGGTCTTCTGGCCGCGTCCCGGAGTCGATTCGGCCATCGTCCAGCTCACACCCAACCCGCCCCTCAAACAGAAGATTGGCGACCGGGTCTTCTTTCAGGACTTTCTCCGCAGAGTTTTTCAACATCGCCGTAAACTGATGCGAAGTACCCTGGTCGGGATGTACAGCAAACAGCTACCCAAAGCGGACGTCGATTCGATACTACTGACGCATGGGATTGATAAAGAAAAAGTACGGGCCGAAGAGCTGAATATTCTTGAATTGATCGAACTGGCCAACTCGTTTCAGGAACAGATCGCACAGCAGGCAAACGGGTAA